From the genome of Persephonella sp., one region includes:
- the thiC gene encoding phosphomethylpyrimidine synthase ThiC, producing MSKYKFKRSSTYGKTQMDYAREGVITPEMEFVAQREMLSPELVRQEVARGRMVIPSNIHHYSLEPMAIGIAAKCKVNANIGNSAVVSDVETELEKLRVALKYGADTVMDLSTGGNIDEIREAIINESPVPIGTVPIYQAVQEVRSIENLTEQDILDMIEHQAQQGVDYMTIHAGVLREFLPLVNHRLMGIVSRGGSIMAEWMTVHGKQNPLYTNFDKICQIFKKYDVTFSLGDGLRPGCINDASDEAQFAELKVLGELTKKAWEHGVQVMIEGPGHVPMDQIEMNIKKEMELCHEAPFYVLGPLVTDIAPGYDHIASAIGAAMAGWYGASMLCYVTPKEHLGLPNPEDVKQGLIAYKIAAHAADLARHRPGAKEWDDAMSKARYEFDWEKQFELAIDPETARKYHDETLPQEGYKSAKFCSMCGPSFCAYRISQNVQEAVKEEEFIDIKNQK from the coding sequence ATGAGTAAATACAAATTCAAGAGAAGTTCCACATACGGAAAAACACAGATGGATTATGCCAGGGAGGGAGTTATAACTCCTGAGATGGAGTTTGTTGCCCAGAGGGAGATGCTCTCACCAGAGCTTGTGAGACAGGAAGTGGCAAGAGGAAGAATGGTAATCCCTTCAAATATACACCATTATTCCCTTGAACCTATGGCTATCGGAATAGCTGCAAAATGTAAAGTAAACGCCAACATAGGTAATTCAGCTGTTGTTTCTGATGTGGAGACAGAGCTTGAGAAACTCAGGGTGGCTCTCAAATATGGAGCTGACACAGTTATGGATCTATCAACCGGAGGTAATATTGATGAGATAAGAGAGGCTATTATAAATGAATCTCCTGTTCCCATAGGAACCGTTCCTATATATCAGGCTGTTCAGGAAGTGAGGTCAATAGAAAATCTTACAGAACAGGACATTCTTGATATGATTGAGCATCAGGCACAGCAGGGTGTTGATTACATGACAATACACGCAGGTGTATTAAGAGAATTTCTCCCACTGGTCAATCACAGACTTATGGGGATTGTCTCAAGAGGCGGATCAATAATGGCAGAATGGATGACTGTCCACGGCAAACAAAATCCCCTTTATACAAACTTTGATAAGATATGCCAGATATTCAAAAAATACGATGTAACATTCTCACTTGGTGATGGATTAAGACCCGGCTGTATCAATGATGCTTCTGACGAAGCACAGTTTGCAGAGCTGAAAGTCTTAGGCGAACTTACCAAAAAAGCTTGGGAGCATGGTGTTCAGGTTATGATAGAAGGTCCAGGTCATGTTCCGATGGATCAGATTGAGATGAACATCAAGAAAGAGATGGAACTGTGCCATGAAGCTCCGTTTTATGTTCTGGGTCCTCTGGTAACGGATATAGCCCCTGGATACGATCACATCGCATCTGCAATTGGTGCAGCGATGGCAGGGTGGTATGGTGCCTCAATGCTTTGTTATGTTACCCCAAAAGAACATCTGGGGCTTCCAAATCCAGAAGATGTTAAACAGGGGCTTATAGCTTATAAAATCGCTGCCCACGCAGCAGACCTTGCAAGACACAGACCGGGTGCAAAAGAGTGGGACGATGCCATGTCAAAGGCAAGATATGAGTTTGATTGGGAAAAACAGTTTGAACTTGCCATAGATCCAGAAACGGCAAGAAAATACCATGACGAGACCTTGCCTCAGGAAGGATATAAATCTGCAAAATTCTGCTCAATGTGTGGTCCATCATTCTGTGCTTACAGAATATCCCAAAATGTTCAGGAAGCAGTAAAGGAAGAAGAGTTTATAGATATAAAAAACCAGAAATAA
- a CDS encoding ATP-binding protein, producing the protein MEKFERILESIDDPIVVVSQEGEIIYMNQAGYILKSQLGIKQFDELIRYPFSFEFIKKGMSVKGIFKEINKSRFLIDAFPYEKKGLTLLIRDITRFIELEELSKKEGLIITVSKLLSSVFHDMKGPVGGIKGAAQLLKEDIQDKELIDDILYETGRIEKMINEIALLTKPVKLSKVHINIHKVLDDAIKTVEKQYPEVDFERIYDPSLPDLLIDPDYMNRVFINILRNGVEAINGKGRIRIQTGISWDKIYSPKGNKVFIRIKDSGKGVPEEFIDRLFIPFVSTKKKGMGIGLSSSYKIVKEHGGILRYIGDATFEILLPIPERSEK; encoded by the coding sequence ATGGAAAAGTTTGAAAGGATTTTAGAAAGTATAGATGATCCTATTGTTGTAGTTTCACAGGAAGGTGAAATAATCTACATGAACCAGGCTGGGTACATACTAAAGTCCCAGCTTGGGATCAAACAGTTTGATGAGCTCATAAGATATCCTTTCAGTTTTGAATTTATCAAAAAGGGTATGTCTGTAAAAGGAATTTTCAAGGAGATAAATAAAAGCAGATTTTTAATAGACGCATTTCCCTATGAAAAAAAAGGTTTAACACTTCTGATCAGAGATATAACCAGATTTATAGAGCTTGAAGAATTGTCAAAAAAAGAAGGATTGATCATAACCGTTTCAAAACTTCTTTCTTCCGTTTTCCACGATATGAAAGGACCTGTAGGAGGGATTAAGGGGGCTGCCCAGCTGCTTAAAGAAGACATACAGGATAAAGAGCTGATAGATGACATACTGTATGAGACAGGTCGGATTGAAAAAATGATTAATGAGATAGCTTTACTTACCAAACCTGTTAAACTTTCAAAAGTTCATATAAACATACATAAAGTTTTGGACGATGCCATTAAAACAGTTGAAAAGCAATATCCTGAAGTGGATTTTGAGAGGATATACGATCCCAGCCTTCCAGACCTTTTGATAGATCCAGACTACATGAACAGAGTGTTTATAAATATATTAAGAAATGGGGTTGAAGCTATAAACGGAAAAGGTAGAATCAGAATTCAAACAGGAATATCCTGGGACAAAATCTACTCGCCGAAAGGAAACAAAGTATTTATAAGAATAAAAGATTCTGGAAAAGGAGTTCCTGAAGAATTTATAGACAGACTTTTCATTCCATTTGTTTCAACAAAGAAGAAAGGCATGGGAATTGGACTTTCTTCTTCTTACAAGATAGTTAAGGAACACGGTGGGATATTAAGGTATATAGGAGATGCAACATTTGAGATACTATTACCTATACCTGAAAGGAGT
- a CDS encoding diguanylate cyclase — MKSIRSRLLVRIGFLLITLFIINQVLEYKSFREINIYHAKNQSNIVAEMVRDSLTTLMSIGQIDKRDIFLNNIKMNKKNIEEIRVVRGEKVIKQFGKGNPYEQPRSPQEIEVLRTGIPYEKLEESFDKVYYVLIIPYKAEPKGKIDCLKCHNVDAGDILGAIYIKTDLTEIRETAFLNLLNTSIVSMIIFIATIFVIIRFFQPYTEFFSKLKNGLSKAKEGDFKERVFINTNDEAKEVADTYNETMDKLCMTLTSIEKKVSYLIGENIDKSTNALKDTYRIVDELVNIYNFKKIVEKDASKEDIYMRLRKLMRDMKISKYSIYEVDYERNRLIDIDESVKWCKDIVFSNADQCRVKRTGSEVISEEYACVCPNFINCEDGEAEELFSCLPIFVGGRVGIILQLVYTKEEKDEIKRKTPFIEAYLREVAPVIEAKSYMEKLKRQSLVDQLTGVYNRRFLEELAPKIMAYVSRKNIIVGVLMIDIDFFKQVNDQYGHSVGDAVLKKVASVIKNSVRQSDIVVRYGGEEFLVILIDVAQDESVKVAEKIRERVEKTTIATEGVTLKKTVSIGVSEFPIDGEKFWQCIKYADIALYKAKEAGRNKVVRFEPEMWENEEY, encoded by the coding sequence ATGAAATCAATTAGAAGTCGCCTCCTTGTAAGAATTGGTTTTCTCTTAATAACACTTTTTATTATAAATCAGGTTCTTGAATATAAGAGCTTTAGGGAAATAAACATATACCACGCAAAGAACCAATCAAACATTGTTGCCGAAATGGTAAGAGACTCCCTGACAACATTAATGAGCATAGGGCAGATAGATAAAAGGGATATCTTCCTGAATAACATCAAGATGAACAAAAAAAATATAGAAGAGATCAGAGTGGTTAGGGGTGAAAAAGTAATAAAACAGTTTGGGAAAGGAAATCCTTACGAACAGCCCAGATCCCCACAGGAGATAGAGGTTTTAAGAACAGGAATACCTTATGAGAAATTAGAAGAATCTTTTGACAAGGTTTATTATGTTCTTATAATCCCTTACAAAGCAGAACCTAAAGGCAAAATAGACTGTCTCAAATGCCACAATGTTGATGCTGGAGACATCTTAGGGGCTATATACATAAAAACAGATCTTACTGAGATCAGAGAAACAGCATTTCTTAACCTGTTAAACACATCTATCGTTTCAATGATCATATTTATAGCCACAATATTTGTTATCATCAGATTTTTCCAGCCCTATACAGAGTTTTTTTCAAAATTGAAAAATGGTCTTTCTAAAGCAAAAGAAGGGGACTTCAAAGAAAGGGTGTTTATTAACACAAATGATGAAGCAAAAGAGGTTGCAGACACATACAATGAAACAATGGACAAATTATGTATGACATTAACCTCTATTGAGAAAAAGGTTTCATACCTGATTGGAGAAAACATTGATAAGTCTACAAACGCTTTAAAAGATACTTACAGAATTGTTGATGAGCTTGTAAACATATACAACTTTAAAAAAATTGTGGAAAAAGATGCTTCAAAAGAAGACATTTACATGAGATTAAGAAAATTAATGAGAGACATGAAGATTAGCAAATACTCTATATACGAGGTTGATTATGAGAGGAACAGGCTGATTGATATTGATGAATCTGTCAAATGGTGTAAAGATATTGTCTTTTCAAATGCAGATCAATGTCGCGTTAAAAGAACAGGGTCTGAGGTAATATCTGAAGAATATGCATGTGTATGTCCAAACTTTATAAACTGTGAAGATGGAGAGGCTGAAGAACTTTTCTCATGTTTACCAATATTTGTTGGTGGAAGAGTGGGTATAATACTACAGCTTGTTTATACAAAGGAAGAAAAAGATGAAATAAAGAGAAAAACACCTTTCATAGAGGCTTATCTTAGAGAAGTTGCCCCTGTAATAGAAGCAAAATCTTATATGGAAAAACTAAAAAGACAGTCTCTTGTTGATCAGCTAACAGGTGTTTACAACAGAAGATTTCTTGAAGAACTTGCACCTAAAATAATGGCATATGTGTCAAGAAAGAACATAATAGTCGGCGTATTGATGATAGACATAGACTTTTTCAAACAGGTGAATGACCAGTATGGACATTCGGTAGGTGATGCTGTGCTGAAAAAAGTTGCTTCTGTAATCAAAAACAGCGTAAGGCAGTCTGATATTGTTGTAAGATACGGAGGAGAGGAATTTCTTGTTATTCTCATTGATGTAGCCCAAGACGAATCGGTAAAAGTAGCTGAAAAAATTCGTGAAAGGGTAGAAAAAACAACAATTGCAACAGAAGGGGTAACCCTGAAAAAAACTGTAAGTATAGGTGTCAGCGAATTTCCAATAGACGGTGAGAAGTTCTGGCAGTGTATCAAGTATGCAGACATAGCCCTCTATAAGGCGAAAGAGGCAGGTAGAAACAAGGTGGTAAGATTTGAACCTGAAATGTGGGAAAATGAAGAATATTGA
- a CDS encoding DUF501 domain-containing protein has protein sequence MKNIDITENPPVIYDRKKGLYIPQPTKFWIINKDLRSKISRLEEKGWIEKWEEKVTNDEKLFELFVNLHRKEINERKEFIKGKKYPNYVVKKLLTTGIGGIQDFDKKPFKVKCLHLWTAYHLGDPEFMNPIGNWVLKEIQKL, from the coding sequence ATGAAGAATATTGATATTACCGAAAACCCTCCTGTAATCTATGACAGAAAAAAAGGATTATACATACCCCAGCCGACAAAATTCTGGATAATAAATAAAGATCTCAGATCAAAAATATCAAGATTAGAAGAAAAAGGCTGGATAGAAAAGTGGGAAGAAAAGGTAACAAATGATGAGAAACTGTTTGAATTATTTGTAAATTTACACAGAAAAGAGATTAATGAAAGAAAAGAATTTATTAAAGGTAAAAAATATCCGAACTATGTGGTTAAAAAGCTCTTAACCACCGGCATTGGGGGAATTCAGGATTTTGACAAAAAACCATTCAAAGTAAAATGCCTTCACCTCTGGACTGCATATCATCTTGGAGATCCAGAGTTTATGAACCCAATAGGAAATTGGGTTTTAAAAGAAATCCAAAAGTTGTAA
- the thpR gene encoding RNA 2',3'-cyclic phosphodiesterase, which translates to MKKRVFIGSFVKIPGFSKEYPKIKKEFGGILAGRWIPERNFHITYRFLGDISIYEINNIKAILKDKLEGSISVSIKFKGLGAFPNLANPRVFFIQVEDTSGNLQEISRFINQKLALLGYPEEKKLFKPHITLKRIKQVDNEQFLRKIKSYENKLFGVQKEIKINIVESILRPEGAIYKPVE; encoded by the coding sequence TTGAAAAAAAGAGTATTTATCGGAAGTTTTGTAAAAATACCGGGTTTTAGCAAAGAATACCCCAAAATAAAAAAAGAGTTCGGGGGTATATTGGCAGGCAGATGGATTCCTGAAAGAAACTTTCATATAACATATAGATTTTTAGGAGATATCTCTATATACGAAATAAATAACATAAAAGCTATTCTTAAAGACAAACTGGAAGGCAGCATTTCTGTGAGTATTAAGTTTAAAGGTTTAGGTGCTTTTCCTAATCTGGCAAATCCAAGGGTTTTTTTTATACAGGTTGAGGACACTTCTGGAAACCTTCAGGAGATCAGCAGATTTATAAACCAAAAACTTGCACTGCTTGGATATCCGGAAGAAAAAAAGCTATTTAAACCTCATATAACCTTGAAAAGAATTAAACAGGTGGATAATGAACAATTTCTAAGAAAAATAAAAAGCTACGAAAACAAACTTTTTGGCGTTCAAAAAGAGATTAAAATTAATATAGTTGAAAGTATTCTGAGACCAGAAGGTGCAATTTATAAACCTGTGGAATAA
- the mnmG gene encoding tRNA uridine-5-carboxymethylaminomethyl(34) synthesis enzyme MnmG, producing the protein MNYDAEFDVVVIGGGHAGIEAALASAKIGAKTALITLDKEKIGLMPCNPAIGGIAKGIVVREIDALGGEMGKAIDTTGLQYKTLNTRKGPAVRSPRAQADKEEYRKYMVNKIQNTENLTVIEGEATDIFLKPHSNEVEGVEVDGKLRIRTKSVVVTTGTFLDGVIHIGDKQIPAGRMGEKPATKLPEFYKRAGFPLQRFKTGTPARLDKRTIDFSSLEEAPGDDPAPKFSFWTEPYGSYWFEKGQKNQIPCYITYTTPETHRIIRENLHRTALYGGAIKGIGPRYCPSIEDKIVKFENKERHTVWLEPETRDGISIYPNGLSTSLPEEVQWEMYRSIPGLENVVLLKPAYAIEYDIVPPTELYPTLETKRIKGLYHAGNFNGTTGYEEAAGQGIVAGINAARRAFGKEPIYIRRDEAYIGVMIDDLTTKGVIEPYRLFTSRSEYRLHLRQDNPVLRLYEKAFNIGMLTEEQFRYIKETEKEIRNWIDKYKKEKISLGEKSVTVFEFLKRPQISVKDLKKMNIDIPERDYIQEEIDINIKYSGYFERERKMNEKMRYLENIKIPENIDYSKIAGLTKEVVQKLSKAKPITLGHASRLEGITPAAITAIMIYLEKIKKSKVREG; encoded by the coding sequence ATGAATTATGACGCAGAGTTTGATGTTGTTGTAATAGGTGGAGGACACGCAGGTATAGAGGCGGCTCTTGCTTCTGCTAAGATAGGGGCAAAAACAGCTTTAATAACCCTTGATAAGGAAAAAATAGGTCTAATGCCCTGTAATCCTGCCATTGGAGGTATAGCAAAGGGCATAGTAGTCAGAGAGATAGATGCCCTCGGCGGAGAAATGGGAAAGGCTATCGATACAACAGGACTTCAGTATAAAACTTTAAACACAAGGAAGGGTCCTGCGGTTCGTTCACCAAGGGCACAGGCAGATAAAGAGGAATACAGGAAATATATGGTAAATAAAATCCAAAACACAGAAAATTTAACGGTAATAGAAGGAGAAGCCACAGATATATTCCTGAAACCCCATTCAAATGAAGTAGAAGGTGTTGAGGTAGATGGAAAACTCAGGATAAGAACAAAATCTGTCGTTGTAACAACAGGAACATTTTTGGACGGTGTTATTCATATTGGAGACAAACAGATACCTGCAGGTAGAATGGGAGAAAAACCTGCAACAAAACTGCCTGAGTTTTACAAAAGAGCAGGTTTTCCACTTCAGAGGTTTAAAACAGGAACTCCTGCAAGACTTGATAAAAGAACGATTGATTTTTCATCTCTCGAAGAAGCTCCTGGAGATGATCCTGCTCCAAAGTTCTCTTTCTGGACAGAACCTTACGGTTCATACTGGTTTGAAAAAGGGCAGAAAAATCAGATACCCTGCTACATAACCTATACAACCCCCGAAACCCACAGGATAATAAGAGAGAACCTCCACAGAACAGCCCTTTACGGAGGAGCTATAAAAGGGATAGGTCCAAGATACTGCCCCTCAATTGAGGATAAGATCGTAAAGTTTGAAAATAAGGAAAGACATACTGTCTGGCTTGAACCTGAGACAAGGGACGGTATAAGCATTTATCCAAATGGTCTTTCAACATCTCTACCTGAGGAAGTCCAGTGGGAGATGTATCGTTCTATCCCGGGACTTGAGAATGTTGTTCTTCTTAAGCCTGCCTATGCCATAGAATATGATATAGTCCCCCCTACAGAGCTTTATCCCACACTTGAAACAAAAAGGATAAAAGGTCTTTACCATGCAGGAAACTTCAACGGAACAACAGGTTATGAGGAGGCTGCCGGTCAGGGTATTGTTGCAGGAATAAATGCTGCTCGCAGGGCTTTTGGGAAAGAACCTATATACATAAGAAGAGATGAGGCTTATATCGGTGTGATGATTGATGATCTTACAACAAAAGGGGTTATTGAGCCATACAGACTTTTCACATCAAGATCAGAATACAGGCTTCATCTGAGGCAGGACAATCCTGTTTTAAGGCTGTATGAAAAGGCATTCAATATTGGGATGTTAACAGAAGAACAGTTTAGATATATTAAGGAAACAGAGAAAGAGATCAGAAACTGGATAGATAAGTATAAAAAAGAAAAAATAAGTTTAGGAGAAAAATCTGTTACTGTGTTTGAATTTTTGAAAAGACCACAGATAAGCGTGAAAGATCTTAAAAAAATGAATATAGATATACCTGAAAGGGATTACATTCAGGAGGAGATTGATATTAATATCAAATATTCAGGATATTTTGAAAGAGAAAGGAAGATGAATGAAAAAATGAGATACCTTGAGAACATAAAGATACCTGAAAATATAGATTATTCAAAAATAGCAGGCTTAACAAAAGAGGTTGTCCAGAAACTTTCAAAGGCAAAACCTATAACACTTGGACATGCTTCAAGACTTGAGGGTATAACCCCTGCCGCAATAACAGCGATAATGATATATCTTGAAAAGATAAAA